The following are encoded in a window of Cryobacterium sp. CG_9.6 genomic DNA:
- a CDS encoding Ppx/GppA family phosphatase, with protein sequence MRLGVLDVGSNTVHLLIVDAHAGAAPLPMASDKAVLRLMRYITPDGAISDEGVAAVLTAVQNAADFASRHHIDELLPFATSALREATNGPELLERVERETGVALQVLTGEDEARLTFLAVRRWYGWSAENILLFDIGGGSLEIAAGAGEVPEVALSLPLGAGRSTIGFLHHDPPLPDEVTALRHHAAHVLKDAVGAFAALPAPHHIVGSSKAIRSLARLAGSTSDGVGSGDRLRLGRAQLGDWVPRLARIPADARPALPGITADRTFQIVAGGIVLGEAMSAFKAEELEVSPWALREGIILRYLDRLT encoded by the coding sequence GTGCGCTTAGGAGTCCTCGACGTCGGGTCGAATACCGTCCACCTGCTCATCGTCGATGCCCACGCGGGCGCTGCTCCCCTGCCGATGGCCTCCGATAAGGCCGTTCTCCGGCTGATGCGATACATCACGCCCGACGGCGCGATCAGCGACGAGGGAGTAGCGGCTGTGCTCACCGCCGTACAGAACGCCGCCGACTTCGCGTCCCGCCATCACATTGACGAGCTGTTGCCGTTCGCCACGTCGGCGCTTCGTGAGGCCACCAACGGTCCCGAACTCCTGGAACGCGTGGAGCGCGAGACCGGCGTTGCCCTGCAGGTGCTCACCGGGGAAGACGAGGCCCGGCTCACGTTCCTGGCCGTTCGCCGCTGGTACGGGTGGTCGGCCGAGAACATTCTGCTGTTCGACATCGGCGGCGGCTCCCTCGAGATCGCTGCGGGCGCGGGCGAGGTACCCGAGGTGGCCCTGTCGCTCCCCCTCGGCGCCGGCCGCAGCACCATTGGTTTTCTGCACCACGACCCGCCGTTGCCCGACGAGGTGACCGCCCTGCGGCACCACGCCGCCCACGTTCTGAAAGACGCCGTGGGAGCATTCGCCGCACTGCCGGCGCCCCACCACATCGTAGGTTCTTCCAAAGCCATCCGATCACTGGCCCGCCTGGCCGGCTCCACGTCCGACGGCGTGGGCTCCGGTGATCGCCTGCGCCTCGGTCGCGCTCAGCTCGGTGACTGGGTGCCACGCCTGGCCCGTATTCCAGCGGATGCCCGCCCCGCGCTCCCGGGGATCACCGCCGACCGCACGTTCCAGATCGTGGCCGGCGGCATCGTTCTGGGTGAGGCGATGTCTGCGTTTAAAGCCGAGGAGCTCGAGGTGTCGCCGTGGGCGCTGCGTGAGGGCATCATCCTGCGCTACCTCGACCGCCTGACCTGA
- a CDS encoding ABC-F family ATP-binding cassette domain-containing protein, with translation MSLIRLNDVSVRFENTQILREAFFRLEPSDRVGLIGKNGSGKSTILKLVLEQVSPDTGTVTLEAGTRVGYFSQFSELNGESTITEVLDALFVEVKAIEAELAAIDAAIALDSSASAALDALIVRQAELFEDMDRLDGWDYKRHIDTALTTLGFDEAHRVCAIDELSGGWRNRAALAKIVLEAPDVLLLDEPTNYLDVAGVEWLEAWFRDFRGAAIVVSHDRRFLDAVVTRIIEVENYHLHEYPGNFGEYVVQKQFRLKTLDAQFVHESELLAFEAEGISDRRDAAKAESRALGNKLAHIKKSRAPRPVDQIITEIYGSLHVKDGLCRVEQLSKSYGDKVLFTDLTFEIRKGNRVVVLGPNGSGKTSLLRVLTGEEKADAGTVNWASGAGVVSYNQVLADLDETDTVSHAVNAMPGSLALIATRKSVNRFLAMFQFSEADLKQKIGNLSGGQRARVAMAQCLLSGASILLLDEPTNHLDMSSTQVMERALLHFPGAVVVVSHDRFFTDKIANRYLVFGADAAEPGEIDVRVA, from the coding sequence ATGAGCCTGATCAGGCTGAACGATGTCAGTGTTCGCTTTGAGAACACCCAGATTCTGCGCGAGGCGTTCTTTCGCCTCGAACCGAGCGATCGGGTGGGCCTGATCGGCAAAAACGGATCCGGTAAGTCCACCATCCTCAAGCTGGTGCTGGAGCAGGTGTCGCCCGATACCGGAACCGTCACGCTGGAGGCCGGCACCCGGGTGGGTTACTTCTCGCAGTTCTCGGAGCTGAACGGCGAATCGACCATCACCGAGGTTCTCGATGCCCTCTTCGTCGAGGTGAAGGCGATCGAGGCCGAGCTCGCTGCCATCGACGCCGCCATCGCCCTCGACTCCTCGGCCAGCGCCGCCCTTGACGCCCTGATCGTGCGTCAAGCCGAGCTGTTTGAAGACATGGATCGCCTCGACGGGTGGGATTACAAGCGCCATATTGATACCGCCCTGACCACCCTGGGCTTCGACGAGGCGCACCGCGTGTGTGCCATCGACGAACTGTCCGGCGGCTGGCGTAACCGCGCTGCCCTGGCCAAGATCGTGCTCGAGGCCCCCGACGTGCTGCTGCTCGATGAGCCCACCAACTACCTTGACGTGGCCGGTGTGGAGTGGCTCGAAGCCTGGTTCCGCGACTTCCGCGGCGCGGCCATTGTGGTCTCGCACGATCGCCGATTTCTCGACGCCGTTGTCACCCGCATCATCGAGGTGGAGAACTATCACCTGCACGAGTACCCCGGTAACTTCGGCGAATACGTGGTGCAGAAGCAATTTCGTCTCAAGACCCTCGACGCACAGTTTGTGCACGAGTCCGAGTTGCTGGCCTTCGAAGCCGAGGGTATCTCCGACCGACGTGACGCCGCGAAGGCCGAGAGTCGCGCGCTCGGCAATAAGCTCGCGCACATCAAGAAGTCTCGGGCCCCGCGCCCGGTGGACCAGATCATCACCGAGATCTACGGTTCGCTCCACGTGAAGGACGGTCTCTGCCGGGTGGAGCAGCTCAGCAAGTCCTATGGCGACAAGGTGCTTTTCACCGACCTCACCTTCGAGATCCGCAAGGGTAATCGCGTGGTGGTTCTCGGCCCCAACGGCAGCGGCAAAACTTCGCTGCTGCGCGTGCTCACCGGGGAAGAGAAAGCCGATGCGGGAACGGTGAACTGGGCATCCGGTGCCGGCGTGGTGTCCTACAACCAGGTGCTCGCGGACCTCGACGAGACCGACACCGTCAGCCACGCCGTCAACGCCATGCCCGGAAGCCTCGCCCTCATCGCAACGCGCAAGTCCGTGAACCGGTTCCTCGCCATGTTCCAATTCTCGGAGGCTGACCTTAAGCAGAAGATCGGCAACCTCTCGGGTGGACAGCGTGCCCGGGTCGCCATGGCCCAGTGCCTGCTCTCAGGGGCGTCCATACTGCTGCTCGACGAGCCCACGAACCACCTGGACATGTCGAGCACGCAGGTGATGGAACGTGCCCTGCTGCATTTCCCCGGTGCCGTTGTGGTGGTGAGCCACGACCGCTTCTTCACCGACAAGATCGCCAATCGCTACCTGGTTTTCGGAGCGGATGCCGCCGAGCCGGGCGAGATCGACGTGCGCGTCGCGTAA
- a CDS encoding D-arabinono-1,4-lactone oxidase encodes MILRTPPWRNWARTESVRPVRVERPATVPAVQRAVRAAARAGLPVKAVGTGHSFTGIALAPGVQLDLHDLCLSGENGEPGGVLRVDTGSGRVTVTGGLPLHRLIRLLATHNLTLTNLGDIDRQTVAGAISTGTHGTGGRFAGLASQVVALTLVIGDGSVLRVSATENAELLPAARLGLGALGIIVDVTLQCVPSFVLNAEQYAEDLDHVLATYLQRCASTDHFEFFWFPHTDVAMTKTNTRLAAAAPGARSARVARWIDDEVLANGVYRAVCDLGTAIPALVPPLARISARATGNREFTDASARVFATSRTVRFRELEYALPRKNVPDAVRAVRALIEARGWRISFPVEVRCSAADDLWLSTATGRETGYISVHRYIREDPDAYFRAVEQIMLEHGGRPHWGKLHYQNADALRESYPHFDDFLAVRDRLDPERRFTNSYLKRVLGP; translated from the coding sequence ATGATTCTGCGCACGCCGCCCTGGCGCAACTGGGCACGCACTGAGTCCGTTCGACCGGTTCGGGTGGAGCGTCCGGCCACGGTGCCGGCGGTGCAGCGTGCCGTGCGTGCCGCGGCGCGCGCGGGGCTGCCGGTAAAAGCGGTGGGCACGGGGCACAGCTTCACCGGAATCGCCCTCGCCCCGGGGGTGCAGCTTGACCTGCACGATCTGTGCCTGAGCGGCGAGAACGGGGAGCCCGGCGGGGTCCTCCGCGTCGATACCGGTTCCGGCCGAGTCACCGTGACCGGCGGTCTGCCGCTGCACCGCCTCATCCGCCTGCTCGCGACGCACAACCTGACCCTCACCAACCTGGGCGACATTGACCGGCAGACCGTGGCCGGGGCCATCTCCACGGGAACGCACGGAACCGGTGGCCGGTTTGCCGGGCTGGCCAGCCAGGTGGTGGCCCTGACCCTCGTGATTGGTGATGGCAGCGTTCTGCGGGTGAGCGCAACGGAAAACGCCGAGCTCCTGCCGGCGGCACGTCTCGGACTCGGCGCCCTCGGCATCATCGTTGACGTCACACTGCAGTGCGTTCCGTCATTTGTGCTCAATGCGGAGCAGTACGCCGAAGACCTGGATCACGTGCTGGCGACCTACCTGCAGCGTTGCGCATCAACGGACCACTTCGAGTTCTTCTGGTTTCCGCACACCGATGTCGCGATGACGAAGACGAATACCCGCCTCGCCGCTGCCGCCCCCGGTGCGCGGTCTGCTCGCGTGGCTCGCTGGATCGACGATGAGGTGCTCGCCAACGGCGTGTACCGTGCCGTGTGCGACCTCGGAACGGCGATTCCGGCGCTCGTGCCGCCCCTCGCCCGCATCTCGGCCCGAGCCACGGGCAACCGCGAATTCACGGATGCCTCGGCGCGGGTGTTCGCCACCAGTCGGACGGTGCGTTTCCGTGAGCTGGAGTACGCCCTGCCGCGGAAGAACGTGCCCGATGCGGTGCGTGCGGTGCGCGCACTGATCGAGGCTCGCGGCTGGCGCATCTCGTTTCCCGTCGAAGTGCGGTGTTCGGCCGCCGATGACCTCTGGCTGTCCACCGCAACCGGGCGTGAAACGGGGTACATTTCCGTGCACCGCTACATTCGCGAGGACCCCGACGCGTACTTTCGTGCCGTCGAACAGATCATGCTGGAGCATGGCGGGCGTCCACACTGGGGCAAACTCCACTATCAAAATGCCGACGCGCTGCGAGAAAGCTACCCGCACTTCGACGACTTTCTCGCCGTCCGTGACAGGCTCGATCCGGAGCGTCGCTTCACCAACAGCTATCTGAAAAGAGTTCTCGGCCCGTGA
- a CDS encoding dipeptidase, producing the protein MTQQNRGSVTIPVIDGHNDLAWACRDKRDYSVAGLDSEADSVISGLQTDVPKLRRGAVQAQFWSVWVHTDLAGAASVQATLEQIDFVHRLVDAYPDDLQWAVTADDVDEARAGGRIASLIGIEGGHQLNNSLGVLRQFARAGARYLTLTWNSSTAWADAAVGEVRHDGLNDRGRDMIAEMNRIGMIVDLSHVSAATMRDALDATALPLIFSHSSCFALNSHPRNVPDEILLRLAENGGVQMLTFVPSFISAAFFAWEQAGSIGVAPTVTVADVADHVEHARRLAGIDHIGIGGDFDGCPEMPVGLATVADYPNLFDELSARGWTRPDLLKLGAQNVLRVLRAHDETYRRFTS; encoded by the coding sequence ATGACACAGCAGAACCGTGGTTCAGTAACCATTCCGGTGATTGACGGACATAACGACCTGGCCTGGGCGTGCCGCGATAAGCGCGACTACTCCGTGGCGGGCCTGGATTCCGAGGCCGACTCTGTGATCAGTGGGTTGCAAACGGATGTCCCCAAGTTGCGTCGCGGGGCCGTGCAGGCACAATTCTGGTCGGTGTGGGTGCACACCGATCTTGCGGGTGCTGCCTCGGTGCAGGCAACGCTGGAGCAGATTGATTTCGTGCACCGACTCGTGGACGCCTATCCCGATGACCTGCAATGGGCCGTGACCGCCGATGACGTGGACGAGGCCCGGGCTGGCGGCCGCATCGCCTCTCTGATCGGAATTGAGGGCGGTCATCAGCTCAATAATTCGCTCGGCGTGCTGCGCCAATTTGCCCGCGCCGGTGCGCGCTACCTGACTCTCACCTGGAACTCGTCGACGGCGTGGGCCGACGCGGCCGTGGGTGAGGTTCGCCACGACGGCCTCAACGATCGGGGCCGCGACATGATCGCGGAGATGAACCGCATCGGCATGATCGTTGACCTGTCGCACGTGTCGGCGGCCACGATGAGGGACGCCCTCGATGCCACCGCGTTACCCCTTATTTTCAGTCATTCCTCGTGCTTTGCCCTGAACTCGCACCCCCGCAACGTGCCGGACGAGATCCTCCTCCGCCTTGCCGAGAACGGTGGCGTGCAGATGCTCACCTTCGTGCCGTCGTTCATCTCGGCTGCGTTCTTTGCGTGGGAGCAGGCCGGATCAATCGGTGTGGCACCGACTGTAACGGTTGCCGACGTGGCCGACCATGTGGAGCATGCCCGGCGACTCGCCGGTATTGACCACATTGGTATTGGCGGCGACTTCGATGGCTGCCCCGAGATGCCGGTTGGCCTCGCAACCGTGGCCGACTACCCGAATCTGTTCGACGAGCTGTCTGCACGCGGGTGGACGCGGCCGGACCTGCTGAAGCTGGGCGCGCAGAATGTGCTGCGGGTGCTGCGAGCACACGACGAGACCTACCGCCGCTTCACGTCGTGA